A stretch of the Haloarcula ordinaria genome encodes the following:
- a CDS encoding UbiA family prenyltransferase — MAVARHDTGPLSAGRALASQVHPVFMLPPLATSLFGALLAESVTFSLRVAALHAAAMFFAVYTAHVKDGYVDFHVRGEDDDHPMTASGCRLALVGATAGFAACTAGLWFAVGPWAALLTLPTWLIGYAHAPQLDLNTVGATMGYPSGIGLALLGGYYAQAGSFSPRVLGLAAVFLVLLTGIKIIDDEKDYDYDRSIEKHTVAVVLGPTRARRLALGLLAAALAGVVALSTTVPGMPRSAAAAALVFGAVALVAQRAESSLATKLLIRGSYLFLAVLVAAVWFRPLG, encoded by the coding sequence ATGGCAGTCGCCCGACACGACACGGGGCCGCTTTCGGCGGGCCGCGCCCTCGCCTCGCAGGTCCACCCGGTGTTCATGCTCCCGCCGCTCGCGACGTCGTTGTTCGGAGCGCTGCTGGCCGAGAGCGTCACGTTCTCGCTCCGCGTGGCGGCGCTCCACGCCGCGGCGATGTTCTTCGCCGTCTACACCGCCCACGTCAAGGACGGCTACGTGGACTTCCACGTCCGCGGCGAGGACGACGACCACCCGATGACCGCGTCGGGGTGTCGACTGGCGCTCGTGGGGGCGACGGCAGGATTCGCCGCCTGCACCGCCGGCCTCTGGTTCGCGGTCGGTCCGTGGGCGGCCCTGCTGACCCTCCCGACGTGGCTCATCGGCTACGCCCACGCACCGCAACTGGACCTCAACACGGTCGGCGCGACGATGGGGTACCCGAGCGGGATCGGCCTCGCCCTGCTCGGCGGGTACTACGCCCAGGCGGGCAGTTTCTCGCCACGCGTGCTGGGTCTCGCTGCCGTCTTCCTGGTCCTGCTGACGGGCATCAAGATTATCGACGACGAGAAGGACTACGACTACGACCGGTCCATCGAGAAGCATACCGTCGCTGTGGTCCTGGGACCGACGCGGGCCCGACGACTGGCGCTGGGGCTGCTCGCCGCTGCGCTCGCCGGCGTAGTTGCGCTGTCGACGACGGTCCCAGGGATGCCCCGGAGCGCTGCCGCCGCTGCGCTGGTCTTCGGGGCTGTCGCGCTGGTCGCTCAACGCGCGGAGTCCTCGCTGGCGACGAAGTTGTTGATTCGCGGGTCGTACCTCTTCCTCGCGGTGCTGGTGGCCGCGGTGTGGTTCCGGCCGCTGGGGTAA